From the Polaribacter tangerinus genome, the window GAAAGTTGAAAAAAAGTAAAACATAAAAAAAAGGTTAGACAAGTCTAACCTTTTTTTTATGTTTTGAAAAAACCTACATTGCTGCGTCTATTTTTCCTGTATAAGTATTTTTTGGAGCAACACCAACTTGCTTATCTACTACTTCTCCATTTTTAAATATAAGTACTGTTGGTATATTTCTCACACCATATTTAGCTGCGAACTCTTGGTTTGCGTCTACATCTACCTTACCAACTACGGCTTTCCCTTCATAATCATTATGAATTTCATCAACAATAGGTCCAACCATTCTACAAGGTCCACACCAAGCTGCCCAAAAGTCTACCAATACTGGTTTGTCTGATTTTAATACAATTTCTTCGAAATTTGCATCTGTAATTTCTAATGCCATTTTATATTTTTTATAGTTAATTCAATTTTCGATAGCCAAAAATACATATTTTTTTTAGATTCAATATTTTATAAAAATTGCTTTTTACTATATATCTATCAATGGTACTTATTATAACCAACCAAATTTATGTGGTATAAAGAACTTAAAAAATTGCAGAAGCTATTTTTTTTATGTTCGAAGACTTCCCCATAGAATAGTAGTGTAAAACAGGTACTCCTGCTGCTAATAGTTCTTTAGACTGAGCTATTGCCCAAGAAACGCCTACCTCTCGAACTGCTGCATTTGTTGAACATTTTTCTACTTCTAAAATTAATTCTTCTGGTAAATCTATTCTAAAAACTTGAGGTAAAATTTGTAAGTGACGTTTTACAGCTATCGGCTTAATACCTGGTATAATTGGTACCGTAATACCTATTGCTCTGGCAGCTTTTACAAACTCAAAATACTTTTTGTTATCAAAAAACATCTGTGTTACTACATAATCTGCACCCGCTTTTACCTTTTCTTTCAAACGTTTTAAATCGGTTTGTAAAGACGGAGCCTCTAAATGTTTTTCAGGATACCCGGCAACGCCAATACAAAAATCAGCTTTATTTTCTGCTTCAATAACATCATGTAAATATTTTCCTTTATTTAAATTTTGAATTTGTGTTACCAAATCTTTTGCATATAAATGACCATTTTTACTGGGCTCAAAATATTTTTGATGACTCATCGCATCTCCTCTTAAAGCCATTACATTATCTATTCCTAAATAGTGACAATCTACCAATAAATATTCTGTTTCCTCTTTTGTAAAACCTCCGCACAATACATGTGGTACTGTATCAACCTCATATTTATGTTTAATTGCAGCACAAATACCCAAAGTTCCCGGACGCATTCTTGTCAATTTTCTGTCTAATAAACCAGCCTTTTCTACATAAACAAATTCTTCTCTAGAAGTAGTCACATCAATAAAAGGTGGCTTAAACTCCATTAAAGGATCTATATTATTATACAATTCTTTAATATTCTTTCCTTTTTTAGGTGGTATAATCTCAAAAGAAAACAAGGTTTTACCATCCGATTTACGTATGTGTTCTGTAATTTTCATTTCTTCGTTTTATATAATGGAATCTTATTATTTATTTTTTGTTGGCGTTCCCTAAAAAGGGCGCGCTTTTCACTATATCTTTTTAGTAATCATGTTGTTAAAATTTATTCATTCTTCACAAATTTAATGGCACTTATTACTAAAAAGGATGCCGTTTCAATCGCTAACGCACATTTCGTTATAACTACCTACTATTTAAACTTCTGCTAAAGAAGGATGTAACCATTTTTTTGCTTTTTCTTTAGTAATACCTTTTCGATTGGCATAGTCGATAACTTGGTCTTCGGTTATTTTACCCAATCCAAAATATTTTGCTTCTTTGTTTGCAAAATAATATCCAGAAACTGCTGCTGCTGGCCACATAGCCATGCTTTCCGTTAGGGTAACTCCTATTTGTTCTTCTACATCTAACAATTTCCAGATAGTTTCTTTTTCTAAATGATCTGGACATGCCGGATATCCTGGCGCAGGTCTTATTCCTTTGTATTCTTCTTTTATTAGTGCTTCATTCGTTAACTCTTCATCTGCAGAATAGCCCCAATGTTGCACCCGTACATTTTTATGTAAATACTCTGCCAAAGCCTCTGCAAACCTATCTGCTATTGCTTGTACCATTATTGCCGAATAGTCATCTTCTTTTTGTTGGTAGGTTGTTGCTAATTCTTGAGCACCAAAAATGGCAACACAAAAAGCACCTATATAATCTGTTTTTTTTGCTTCTTTTGGTGCAATAAAATCAGCCAAGGCAATATTTGGAACTTCCTTTCTTTTTGATAGTTGTTGTCGTAAAGTTCTAAAAACAGCAATCTCTTTTCCTTTTTTCTGAACAGAAATATCATCATCATTTACAGAATTTGCTTCAAAAAGTCCGAATACTGCTTTTGGTTTTAATAATTTCTTAGCTATTATTTGTTCTATTAAACTTAATGCTTCCTTGTAAAGAGTGGTGGCCTGTTCTCCAACTATTGTATCAGACAAGATATTTGGGAACTTTCCGTGCAAATCCCAACTTCTAAAAAAAGGACTCCAGTCTATAAACGGAACCAATTCTTTTATACTAAGTTGCGCTAAAACTTGAACACCAAGCTCATTCGGCTTTTTTATTTGGCTAGTTTCCCAGTTAATTTTATGCTTTCTTTTTCTGGCTTCATTAATTGAAATATAAGACTTTTCTTTACCTCGCTTTAAAAATTTATTACGAAAATGGTCGTATTCTTTTTTTAACTTTAAAGTATATTCTTTGTTTACTTTTTTATTTAATAAATCGCCAACTACCGTAACTGCTCTAGAGGCATCATTTACATGTACTACTGCATTTTTATATTGTGTATCTATTTTTACAGCTGTATGGGCTTTAGAAGTAGTTGCCCCACCAATTAATAAAGGAATTTTAAAATTCTGACGCTCCATTTCTTTGGCTAAATAAACCATTTCATCTAGAGAAGGAGTAATTAAACCACTCAAACCAATAGCATCTACTTGCTTTTCAATAGCTGTTTTAATTATCTTTTCTGGAGGCACCATAACTCCTAAATCTATAATTTCGTAGTTGTTGCAAGCCAACACTACACTCACAATATTTTTACCAATATCATGAACATCTCCTTTAACAGTTGCCATTAATATTTTACCAACAGGTTCTTTTTTATCTCCTTTTTCTGCTTCAATAAAAGGGTTTAAGTATCCTACAGCTTTCTTCATTACTCTAGCAGATTTCACTACCTGAGGTAAAAACATTTTTCCCGACCCAAATAAATCGCCTACTACATTCATACCAATCATTAAATGGCCTTCAATGACTTCTATTGGTGCAGACGCTTCTTGTCTTGCTTGTTCTACATCATCTATAATATAAGCGTCTATTCCTTTTACCAATGCATGCGTAATTCTGTCTTGTAAAGATTTATTTCTCCACGACAAATCTACTGTTTTGGCTATTTTAGAGCCTTTTACAGTTTCTGCAAAATCTAACAATTTTTCGGTAGCATCATCTCTTCTATCTAAAATTACATCCTCTACGTGTTCTAGTAAATTCTTCGGAATATCATCATAAACCTCTAACATTGCTGGGTTTACAATACCAATATTCATCCCTGCTTTAATTGCATGATATAAAAACACCGAATGCATAGCTTCTCGAACACCATTGTTTCCTCTAAATGAAAAGGATACATTGCTTACGCCGCCACTTACAGAAACATTTGGCAAATTTTCTCGAACCCATTTTGTTGCTTCTATAAAATCTATTGCGTTTCTTCTGTGCTCTTCCATACCAGTAGCAACAGGAAAAATATTTAAATCGAAAATAATATCTTCAGATGCAAAGTCGACTTTATTTACTAAAATATCATAAGACCTTTTGGCTATTTCAATTCTTCTTTGGTAA encodes:
- the trxA gene encoding thioredoxin yields the protein MALEITDANFEEIVLKSDKPVLVDFWAAWCGPCRMVGPIVDEIHNDYEGKAVVGKVDVDANQEFAAKYGVRNIPTVLIFKNGEVVDKQVGVAPKNTYTGKIDAAM
- the metF gene encoding methylenetetrahydrofolate reductase [NAD(P)H] — protein: MKITEHIRKSDGKTLFSFEIIPPKKGKNIKELYNNIDPLMEFKPPFIDVTTSREEFVYVEKAGLLDRKLTRMRPGTLGICAAIKHKYEVDTVPHVLCGGFTKEETEYLLVDCHYLGIDNVMALRGDAMSHQKYFEPSKNGHLYAKDLVTQIQNLNKGKYLHDVIEAENKADFCIGVAGYPEKHLEAPSLQTDLKRLKEKVKAGADYVVTQMFFDNKKYFEFVKAARAIGITVPIIPGIKPIAVKRHLQILPQVFRIDLPEELILEVEKCSTNAAVREVGVSWAIAQSKELLAAGVPVLHYYSMGKSSNIKKIASAIF
- the metH gene encoding methionine synthase, with translation MKVKQNKYMRLSGLEPLILNENSNFINVGERTNVAGSRKFLRLINEEKYDEALEIARHQVDGGAQIIDVNFDDGLIDGKKAMVRFLNLIAAEPDICRVPIMIDSSKWEIIEAGLQVVQGKCVVNSISLKEGEESFIWQAKQIKRYGAAVIVMAFDEIGQADNYQRRIEIAKRSYDILVNKVDFASEDIIFDLNIFPVATGMEEHRRNAIDFIEATKWVRENLPNVSVSGGVSNVSFSFRGNNGVREAMHSVFLYHAIKAGMNIGIVNPAMLEVYDDIPKNLLEHVEDVILDRRDDATEKLLDFAETVKGSKIAKTVDLSWRNKSLQDRITHALVKGIDAYIIDDVEQARQEASAPIEVIEGHLMIGMNVVGDLFGSGKMFLPQVVKSARVMKKAVGYLNPFIEAEKGDKKEPVGKILMATVKGDVHDIGKNIVSVVLACNNYEIIDLGVMVPPEKIIKTAIEKQVDAIGLSGLITPSLDEMVYLAKEMERQNFKIPLLIGGATTSKAHTAVKIDTQYKNAVVHVNDASRAVTVVGDLLNKKVNKEYTLKLKKEYDHFRNKFLKRGKEKSYISINEARKRKHKINWETSQIKKPNELGVQVLAQLSIKELVPFIDWSPFFRSWDLHGKFPNILSDTIVGEQATTLYKEALSLIEQIIAKKLLKPKAVFGLFEANSVNDDDISVQKKGKEIAVFRTLRQQLSKRKEVPNIALADFIAPKEAKKTDYIGAFCVAIFGAQELATTYQQKEDDYSAIMVQAIADRFAEALAEYLHKNVRVQHWGYSADEELTNEALIKEEYKGIRPAPGYPACPDHLEKETIWKLLDVEEQIGVTLTESMAMWPAAAVSGYYFANKEAKYFGLGKITEDQVIDYANRKGITKEKAKKWLHPSLAEV